Part of the Flavobacteriales bacterium genome, ATATCGCATTAATTGAAATGATTAATTCGTTTATTCCGAATCTTGAAAAACTAAATCATGCTGGCATAGTGAATATTCTATCTCTTGGCGCTCTTGCAATTGTAAAAAGATTAGGAACTTATTGTGCTTCAAAATCAGCCGCTCATGTTTTAACAGAAACAATTAGAGAAGAATTAGAAGAAAAAAACATTAAAGTAATGGCAACATATATCGGATACGTAGACACTAGCATGGTCCCAGAAGAAACAAAAACAGAAAAATCGACACCTAAAAATATTGCGATAGGAATATGTGAAGGAATTAATAAAAATGAAAGTCATATTTACCCAGATAAAACAACTAAGAATTATATAGAAAAATACCCGATAAAGACCGTATTTTATGAATAACAACTACTGACTAAAGGAAGAGTGTGGACTATTCATAAACCTAAACTCAGTAGCCTCTATCCCGAAAATTTGTGGAGAACAATAAGCGATAAATCATTCAACTAGAATCTGACAAACTATTAATTCGACACAAGACAACTCATTATCAAGTTTTTACAAAAAAAGCAAACATTTGGCTGAACACAAAAAAATAGGATTGAATAAAGAGAATTTAAAAATAACCCTGATTCTTACTCTAATTCCAACATTTGTATTTGCAAATGCTGGCTCGCCAATGATGTGGTTTGGAATATTACATTCACTGCTTTTGAATTCACTTATTGGGTTTTATGAAAGTAAATATTTAGAGAAAAATGAAATCGAAAATAGAATGTGGCTGATAATTATTGGAAACTATTTTTCGATGTTTATTGGATTTTATTATATAGCTCCATATTTTTCAACTATAACAGGAAATATTGATTTTTGGGGAGGAAGTACAAGTCACGGGAATTATGAATTAAACGGATTCATATTTGGAATGTTAGCCTCATTTGTTGCTACATTGATTTTGGAATTGCCATTTTATTTGTTGTCAGTGAAAGAAATTGAGAAAAGAAAAAAAGGAATTTGGACTTATCTAGAAGCAAATTCCATATCGAATTTAGTTATGTTTTTAATTTATTTTATGATTGTAGCTGGAGGAAGCAGATAGAAACTAACGAGCTTTAATACAGTTGTATAAAAAAATTTAGATAAATAATGAAAAGCTTATTTACATTCATACTGGAGTTTCGAGGAGGAACATATACTACTCAGGTAGAATCAATTAATCTACACGATTCAATAGATAAATGGACTG contains:
- a CDS encoding SDR family NAD(P)-dependent oxidoreductase → MTQIKDSTILITGADGGIGIALVKECLVQGAKKIYATGLKLENLNQTFRDVEKVVPVELDVTNSERIKECAELCADTNLLINNAGVEFKIPFIAEKSSQAALMEMKVNYIALIEMINSFIPNLEKLNHAGIVNILSLGALAIVKRLGTYCASKSAAHVLTETIREELEEKNIKVMATYIGYVDTSMVPEETKTEKSTPKNIAIGICEGINKNESHIYPDKTTKNYIEKYPIKTVFYE